In Nicotiana tabacum cultivar K326 chromosome 11, ASM71507v2, whole genome shotgun sequence, a single window of DNA contains:
- the LOC142165782 gene encoding secreted RxLR effector protein 161-like — protein sequence MGETSYVIGIEIFRDRSHGLLGLSQKYYIERILERFNMNNCSAGIVPIQKGDKFSLMQCPKNDVERKEMESIPYSSIVGSLMYAQTCTRPDINFAIGMLGRYQSNPGIDHWKAAKKVLRYLKGTKDYMLMYRRSKHLEVVGYSDSDFAGCIDTRKSTFGYLFQLAEGAISWKSAKQSVIATSTMEA from the coding sequence atgggCGAGACATCCTATGTGATAGGAATAGAAATATTCCGTGATAGATCACACGGATTATTGGGATTGTCTCAGAAATACTATATCGAAAGAATTCTAGAGAGATTTAATATGAACAATTGTTCAGCAGGAATTGTTCCAATTCAAAAAGGGGACaaatttagtctcatgcaatgcccTAAGAATGATGTAGAGCGAAAAGAAATGGAATCAATTCCTTACTCTTCAATTGTTGGTAGTCTGATGTATGCTCAGACCTGCACAAGACCAGATATTAATTTTGCGATCGGAATGCTAGGAAGATATCAGAGTAACCCAGGAATTGATCACTGGAAAGCTGCAAAGAAAGTTTTGAGGTACCTAAAAGGAACGAAGGATTACATGCTCATGTATAGGAGATCCAAACATTTGGAAGTTGTTGGATACTCGGATTCAGATTTCGCTGGATGTATTGACACTAGAAAATCCACGTTTGGTTATTTGTTCCAATTAGCTGAAGGAGCAATATCGTGGAAGAGTGCCAAACAGTCTGTCATTGCTACATCCACGATGGAAGCATAA